The Synechocystis sp. PCC 7509 genome includes a window with the following:
- a CDS encoding DUF565 domain-containing protein translates to MVRAYCQKEICHTGTGVILAMQNTRLNNLFGAIGGQLSRWLFNPWRRLSLLAISLLFGFFLGTAVSTTAGQAADWDIIAAGILVALSEIVDRIYYRRRSGDRSFWVESLNALKIGLTYSLFIEAFKLGS, encoded by the coding sequence TTGGTTAGAGCATATTGTCAGAAAGAAATCTGTCACACTGGCACGGGGGTAATTTTAGCGATGCAAAATACTCGTCTGAATAACTTATTTGGGGCTATTGGCGGACAGTTGAGCAGATGGTTATTTAATCCTTGGCGGCGGCTATCTCTGTTAGCTATAAGTCTGCTATTTGGCTTCTTTTTGGGGACAGCAGTTTCAACAACCGCAGGACAAGCAGCAGATTGGGATATTATTGCGGCAGGAATATTAGTAGCTTTGAGCGAAATCGTCGATCGCATTTATTACCGTCGTCGCTCTGGAGATCGCAGTTTTTGGGTAGAGTCTTTAAATGCGCTGAAAATTGGGCTGACTTATAGTTTATTTATTGAAGCTTTTAAACTGGGTTCGTAA